A genomic stretch from Primulina huaijiensis isolate GDHJ02 chromosome 14, ASM1229523v2, whole genome shotgun sequence includes:
- the LOC140957953 gene encoding dormancy-associated protein homolog 4-like yields MGFLHKLWDETLAEPTPESGLVKLRKYNSFSGIRSPDPPATMDAPDDRVQIFRCITIVRNNNNIAPANCNLNVFVDSPSAPSSPTSCSTPTSPFSHKNLGFVLSVCMIQIQLAVNFSQLNQIS; encoded by the coding sequence ATGGGATTTCTCCACAAGCTTTGGGATGAAACGCTTGCCGAGCCCACACCTGAATCGGGCCTTGTGAAACTCCGTAAATACAACTCTTTCTCCGGCATTAGATCTCCCGATCCGCCGGCGACTATGGACGCCCCCGATGACCGTGTTCAGATCTTTCGCTGCATAACCATTGTCCGAAATAACAACAACATTGCTCCTGCTAATTGCAATCTTAACGTCTTCGTTGACTCGCCGTCCGCACCATCTTCTCCTACGAGTTGCAGCACTCCAACCTCGCCGTTTTCACATAAGAATCTCGGATTTGTGTTATCTGTTTGCATGATTCAGATTCAGTTAGCCGTAAATTTCTCCCAATTAAACCAGATCTCCTGA